Below is a genomic region from Polyangiaceae bacterium.
AGGCATGTCGAATCGGCAGCGGGCGCGCACGCGACTTGCCGAAGTGGGGCTCATTTTTCAAAGTTTTCATTTGCTGCCCGCGCTCGACGTACGTCACAACGTTGCGCTTCCCCATTGGAAGCTGCATGGCAACGAGAAACGCGCGCTCGATCGCGCCGACGGACTGTTGGGGGAGCTTGGGCTTGCAGAACGTGCTCGCAGCGACGTCATGCAGCTTTCCGGAGGTGAAATGCAGCGCGTGGCGATTGCTCGATCCCTCATCAACGATCCAGCCGTGCTGCTGGCCGATGAACCGACGGCAAACCTCGACGACGCCAATGCGGCCGCAGTCATAGCGCTATTTCGTCGCGCACATGCGCGCGGCGCGGCAGTCGTCGTGTGCACGCACGATACCGAGCTGCTTGCAGAATTCCCGCGTGTCCTGCGCCTACGGCGAGGCAAACTGGTCGCGTAATGAGTGCCTCGTCATCTCGTTCATTCGAATACCTTGCACGCGCGCGCCGCAGTCGTGGTAAAGTCGTGTCGTGACGAGCGCCGCGATGGCATGGAAAAGCGCAGCGGAAACCGGATGGATCGGCCATCGCCGCTTCGATCTGGTCTTTTTCTTCGGCAGTGCGCTCGTTGCCGCAAGCGTTGGCGCGCTCGCATTGGCCGTGCCTGGGTTCGTCGTGCCGCTTTTCTGGGCGTTTCTCCTATTCGTTGACGGCCCACACCTTTTGGCCACGTGGGCTCGTACGTATTTGGATGCGGCCGAACGCCGCCGTCGACGAAGACTGCTCGTTGGAAGTTTTGCGTGGCTTTTGCCGGGACTTTTGGCGTGGCTAGCCGCACACCTTACGCATTCACGCGCCCCGATAGATCTATTCTTGCTTTTTGCTACGCTATGGAGCTTTCATCACGCCATTAGACAGTTTTATGGCATTCTTGCCATTTATCAGCATCATGCACGCAGCGCGCTCGTCGCACGACGCTGCGATCGTTACTTTTTGCATGGAATTTTGTGGCTGGCGTTCGGTTTGTTTTCTTTTGGGCATCCGCAAAATCGTTCACTCTTCGGATTCCCGCAGGATTTTCCGCGTTGGATTTCGATGGCTGGCATGGGCCTGCTCGTGACGCTCGGTGTATCGGTCGTGGCGTACGGCATGTTTCGTCGCCTGCGGTTTCCCGATGAAAGCTCGAGGCCCCTTTTGTTTTTGCTTGGGCCCGCGATTGGTTTGCAATTGTATGCGATGTTCGTCGTTGGCACCTTCGAACCGCTGATTCCGCGCCCCGAGGACCCCGAACAAGCATTCATGGCGTCCACATCCGTGGGTGGTATCGTTCATGGGATGAATTACCTCGGCATCACGGCGATCGTGGGACTGCGCCGCCACGGGCAAAACACCGACGGTTCCATCGCCGCGCTCTTGGGCAGACGACCGCTTTTAGCATACGGGGTATTCGTGGTCATATCGCTCGGGTATCTCGCGTTGAACGCAGCGCGAGGGGTTCTTCCTGGTATAACGCCGTTTCCCCGTCAGAGTGCAATCGCGGACCTATTTCTCGTCCTGTATTGGGGAATCTTTTTTCATCATTATTATCTCGACCAGCATATTTGGCACGTACGTACGGACGAAACGCTACGATTCGAGCTTGGATTGCAGGCGGCCGAGGGAGCGCGCGCATGAATCCTCCCCGCTCGGCGCTCGTGATTGGAGGTACCGGATACGTTGGACGTGAAGTCGTGCGGGCCTTCGCTCGCGAGGGAATCGGCGTGGTATTCACATACCATCGTCATGCCGACGTTGCTCGAACGCTCGAGGCCGAGACCGGTGCACGTTCATTTCCGACAAACCTTACGAATCCAAACGAAATACGTGAGCTATTCTCACGCCTCGATGAACACTCGCTCGTGCCGGACATTTTGATCCATTGTGCCGTGCTCGCGTGTCGCTCGTCTATCGCCGATGTCACGGATTCCTATCATGATGAATTGTATGCGGTCAACGTGCGGTCAATCCTCGTTGCGGTGCAATCGTTCGTTTCGAGGCTTGGTGGGCGAGGTGGTGACGTCGTTTTGACGGCTTCGCAGGCGGGAATCACGAAACTGCCAGCGTCGGTTCCATTTGCAGCAACGCAATCGGCGCGACTCGGCATGACGCACGCGCTTGCCAAGGAGCTTGGTTCTGCGGACGTGCGCGTCAATTTGGTGCTGCTCGGCGTGCTCGATGGGGGCATTACGGCACAAATCGAACAGGCCCAGCTCGAGGACTATCAGCGTTTCAGCGCATTGTCTCGGCGTGGGACATCCGTGGAGGCGGCCCGTGCCATCGTTCGGCTGGCGCTTACGAATCGGTGGAT
It encodes:
- a CDS encoding ABC transporter ATP-binding protein: MLYALQNLSKSFHTPAGIVEALTEVSVTVADGEMIAVVGPSGSGKSTLLGILGLLDAEFTGDLEMRGRSIRGMSNRQRARTRLAEVGLIFQSFHLLPALDVRHNVALPHWKLHGNEKRALDRADGLLGELGLAERARSDVMQLSGGEMQRVAIARSLINDPAVLLADEPTANLDDANAAAVIALFRRAHARGAAVVVCTHDTELLAEFPRVLRLRRGKLVA
- a CDS encoding SDR family oxidoreductase, with translation MNPPRSALVIGGTGYVGREVVRAFAREGIGVVFTYHRHADVARTLEAETGARSFPTNLTNPNEIRELFSRLDEHSLVPDILIHCAVLACRSSIADVTDSYHDELYAVNVRSILVAVQSFVSRLGGRGGDVVLTASQAGITKLPASVPFAATQSARLGMTHALAKELGSADVRVNLVLLGVLDGGITAQIEQAQLEDYQRFSALSRRGTSVEAARAIVRLALTNRWMTGSILPVTGGL